AGGAGAATCGGCATGGCGTCAACAAAGAATGTGCAAAATACACATATATCCGCAAAACTGCGCGAACTGCATGGGGCCTTGATCGAGATCGTCAGCGTCATGAACCGCCCGCAGCGTGACGAGCAGATGGTCCGCGAGGCGGGGATTTCGCTCGATCGCGCGCTGTTTCCGCTGCTCGTCACGATAGAACGGCTCGGTCCCATCGGGGTGGTCGAACTCGCCGACCGCGCCGGCCGCGACTACACCACCGTCAGCCGCCAGGTCGCCAAGCTCGAAAGCCTCGATCTGGTGGAGCGCCGCGGCAATGCCGCCGACCGCCGCGTGCGCGAGGCGGTCATCAGCTCGAAGGGCAAGGCAATGACCGATCGCATCGACGTCGCCCGCGAGCGGATGGGCTGCGCCATCTTCGAGAGCTGGGAGGAACACGACTTCAATGAACTCGTGCGGCTCATGCGGAAGTTTGCGGAGGATATCAGTGGCGATATCGGCAATGGTGCAGGAGAAACTGAGGGCGAGGGCGGACCGCAGGCGGATTAGCCACTGAATCACTCCGGAATATGGCGGGTGAATTCACCGCAGCCATTGCGCCGGCGCCTCTGCGATGATTTTGTAGCGTCCTGCAATCGCAACGTTTTCCGGTGATTCCCAATGTTCGATATTCTGTGGCGCGGCCTGGTGATCGGCGCCGGCGCAACCATCCTCATGGACCTCTGGGCGATCCTGCTCACCCAGTTCGGCCAGTCGGCGCCCAACTGGGCTCCTGTGGGACGCTGGTTCTG
This Rhizobium brockwellii DNA region includes the following protein-coding sequences:
- a CDS encoding MarR family winged helix-turn-helix transcriptional regulator, with product MASTKNVQNTHISAKLRELHGALIEIVSVMNRPQRDEQMVREAGISLDRALFPLLVTIERLGPIGVVELADRAGRDYTTVSRQVAKLESLDLVERRGNAADRRVREAVISSKGKAMTDRIDVARERMGCAIFESWEEHDFNELVRLMRKFAEDISGDIGNGAGETEGEGGPQAD